CCTACCGTTTCACCTCTGCCTTTGGAGCGCTCAAGGCTGGGGTAGGGGCCCTATATAAGCGAGGCCCCGTCCTCAGGTATCGCACTGGGACCTTTTCTTTGCTCGCTTCGCTTTGCAATCCCGCATCCCGCGGGACCGAAAAACCCCATAGGCGCTCAATCCAAGGACTGGTATCAGTTCAGCCAGCCACAGCCTATGCTATGCAACAAGTATAACTGCGTAAAAAAGGCAGAGTTGTCCCCGTGAGGACAAGCAAGAACGAGAGTTCGTAGCTTGCGAGCGCAGCTCACAGGGGTGTTAACTCCTGCTGAATATTCTTGTACTCTATGCGGTGATGGGTGGGCTGTGTTAAATTATTGAAGTACAGCCCTTATACTTCAGCAATAGCAGTTACAGATTCCCCTCCTTAGACAAGGAGGGGCTAGGGGTGGTTTAATCACTCCTCTGCCTCTGCTGCAGAAACCATGTAAAGCCCTGCTGCAGCCAAAGCACCTCTCCCACAGCAGGAATTCCACGCTAAAATCGCTATTATTACAGTCTCATTGAAACTGTAATTCAACTATGCTAACCACCCTCCTACTTGCCGCCCTCCTAAGTATAGGCGGCCCTGACCAGGGAAAACCAGACCTGAAAACACCCTACGAGAAAGGCAACGGCAACCAGACCGCCACCTACGACGAAGCCATCCAGTGGTACCAGAAGCTCGACGAGGCATACGAGGAAGTGAAGATGATGCCCTACGGAACGACAGACGTGGGCAGGCCGCTGCACCTGGTGGTAGTGTCTACCGATAAGGACTTTGACCCCTCCTCCCTGCACCAGAAAGACAAGCGTATCCTGCTTATTCAGAACGGCATTCACCCGGGTGAGCCCGAGGGGGTGGATGCCACCATGATGCTGGCCCGCGATTACCTGCAGGACAAAAAGCTGCGCAGGCAGTTGGATAACACCGTGCTGCTCATCATTCCGATGTACAACATCGGCGGCGCCCTGAACCGCAACAGCCATACCCGCACGAACCAGAACGGCCCCGAGAGCTACGGCTTCCGCGGCAACGCCCGCAACCTCGACCTGAACCGCGACTTTATCAAAACCGATTCGCGCAACGCGCAAACCTTTCATGCCATCTTCAGGGAGTGGGACCCGGATGTGTTTATGGACAATCATACGTCAAACGGGGCCGATTACCAGCACGTGATGACGCTCATCGCTACACAGCACAACAAACTGAACCCAACACTTGCCAAGTACCTGAACGGCAAAATGGTGCCTGCGCTGTATGAGGGCATGCAAAGAGACAAGTTCCCGATGGTGCCTTACATGAACCACGCCGGCGACACACCGGACGAGGGCATTATTGGCTTTATGGAATCGCCAAGATATGCCACGGGCTACACCGCGCTTTACAACACCATCGGTTTTGTGCCCGAAACGCACATGCTCAAGCCTTTCGACCAGCGCGTAAAAGCAACTTACAAGCTGATGGAGAACATGATTGAGACAGTGAACCGCGATGCAAAGGAAATAGGCACGCTGCGTGCCAAAGCAAAGCAGGAGACGCTGGCGCAGCAGAAATTCCCGCTCGACTGGAAGCTGGACACCACCAAAGTAAGGCAGATTCCTTTTCTGGGGTACAAAGCCAAGTATAAAACAAGCGAGGTGAGCGGCCAGGAGCGCCTGTACTACGACCGCAAGTCGCCGTATAAAAAGATGATCAACTACTACGATGAGTTCAGCCCAACCGTGACGGTGCAGAAGCCTGTGGCCTACATCATTCCGCAAGCCTGGCGCGAGGTAATCGACCGCCTGAAGACCGACAAGGTGCAAATGCAGCAGCTGAAAAAAGACACCACCATCACCCTGGACACCTATTACATTGCAGACTACAAAACCGGCCAGCGCCCTTATGAGGGGCACTACCTGCACTCGGATGTGAAGGTGGAAACGAAACGCATACCGCGCCAGTTCTTTAAAGGTGATTACGTAGTGTACCTGAACCAGCCGGCTAACCGCTTCCTGGTGGAGGTGCTGGAGCCGCAGGCGGTGGACTCTTATTTCAACTGGAACTTCTTCGACAGCATACTTATGCAGAAAGAGTATTTCTCGAGCTACGTGTTTGAAGACCTGGCTGCCGAGTACCTGAAGAAGGACCCCGAGCTGCGCAAGCGCTTGGAGGAGCGAAAAAAGCAGGACCCTGACTTTGCTAAAAATGCCCGTGCCCAGCTTGACTTTGTGTACCGTAACACGCCGCACTACGAGTACACACACACCATGTATCCCGTAGGCCGGCTGATGCAGGACGTCAAGCTTCCGCTATAAGTATAAAAGCCACCCAATGGGGTGGCTTTTTCTTTTCTATCAAGGCTGATGTATACGTAGCGCTTCAGTCGGAATTAACTTTAACCCTTACTCCTTTTTCTGCAGCATAGAGGCGGTGTAGGGGTTGGAGAGCAGCTCGCCGAACACTTCCCAGCGCTTCTCCGGGTTGTCTGCCGTGCCGCCTTGGGCTTCCACATACTCCCGCACCAGCTGCTGCCCCAGGTTGTAGTTGATCACGTAGCTGCGGTAACGGTCCATAAAGCGGGTGCGCTGCAGGGCCTTGTCTTTTTCATAGAAGTTATACTTCACAAGCCAGTCTGCGGCTTCTTCGCGGCTGATCTTTCCGTCCAGGTATAAACGCGCGGCCTCGTTGCCGGCAAAGTTGAGCTTGTTGATCTTGCCCAGGATCTTGTAGTACCGTTCCGCCTCTGCCGGGTTCAGGCTGGCGAGCGGAAAGAGCACCTGCTTTTCGAACGCCAGGCGCTCTTTGGCCGGGAAAGCCACTTCCACGCCGTAGTTGGCGCTTCCCTCCGCAATCAGCGACTGCGGGCAAAAAAGCGGGTAAACAGAATATTCTTTCCAGCCTTTTTCATTTACCAGGTGCTGCTCCAGCAGGGTGTTGAAGACGTGGTGGCCCGGGTAACCCTCGTGGCCGGCCAGATCGATGGCTCGTTCAATATAAATCGGAAAGTCTGTATTAATCTGGATCAGGCTATAGCCATTGCCTTGGAAATAGTTGTAACCCGACCACGGCTTGTCCGTCACGAACTCCACCTTGAAGCTCTCATTGGCAGGCAGCTCGTAGTGCGCCTTGGTTCTGTTCCTGGCTTCGGTAATGGCTGCCTGAAAAACCGTGTCCAGCTTTGCTTTTGGAATCTCGAATTTAGCCTGGTAAGCACTCCAACGATCAGAGATGCTTCCTGTGCCTGGTAGTTCCTGGTCGATGGCCGCCAGCAGCGAGTCGAAGTAGGCCTGCTCGTAATGAGGCGGCACGGCATCATAAAGGAGATTCGCTTCCTCATCGAAGGCATACTTCTTGCCCTGCATCATCTCTACTTTGGTGATAGCGGCCAGCACCTGCTTCTGAAACATTGTCAGCCGCTGCTTCTCCGGTTCAGAGAGCGTTTCTATAGGCTGCGCCCGCAGGTTCTCCTGAATCAGGTGCAGTTCCGCCAGCAGTTGTTTGGCTGGCAGCGAGTCTGCTGGTGCACCCGTGGGCTTCCACTCTTCCGGACCGTAATAGGCATCCACCACATCGCTGTCGTACTGCCCCATCTGCAGGATCGTTTTCACATAGCGCTCCGCCAGTTCATTCATTGGCAAGGCAGCCTGCTCTGGCTCTTTGGTTGATGTACAGGCCCAGACGGAAACGGCCAGCAGCAGTAAAAGTGCTTTTCTCATAGGGTTCTATTGTTGATGGAATGAAAGCAACAAGATACAGCTTTGGGAC
Above is a window of Pontibacter akesuensis DNA encoding:
- a CDS encoding M14 family metallopeptidase, translated to MLTTLLLAALLSIGGPDQGKPDLKTPYEKGNGNQTATYDEAIQWYQKLDEAYEEVKMMPYGTTDVGRPLHLVVVSTDKDFDPSSLHQKDKRILLIQNGIHPGEPEGVDATMMLARDYLQDKKLRRQLDNTVLLIIPMYNIGGALNRNSHTRTNQNGPESYGFRGNARNLDLNRDFIKTDSRNAQTFHAIFREWDPDVFMDNHTSNGADYQHVMTLIATQHNKLNPTLAKYLNGKMVPALYEGMQRDKFPMVPYMNHAGDTPDEGIIGFMESPRYATGYTALYNTIGFVPETHMLKPFDQRVKATYKLMENMIETVNRDAKEIGTLRAKAKQETLAQQKFPLDWKLDTTKVRQIPFLGYKAKYKTSEVSGQERLYYDRKSPYKKMINYYDEFSPTVTVQKPVAYIIPQAWREVIDRLKTDKVQMQQLKKDTTITLDTYYIADYKTGQRPYEGHYLHSDVKVETKRIPRQFFKGDYVVYLNQPANRFLVEVLEPQAVDSYFNWNFFDSILMQKEYFSSYVFEDLAAEYLKKDPELRKRLEERKKQDPDFAKNARAQLDFVYRNTPHYEYTHTMYPVGRLMQDVKLPL